CAGCAAGCCATTCTCAAGCCTGTTTTAGAAAAATATTACGCTCCCAAACTTTCTATTTCCATTCTCTACCCCGTCAACCGGCATCTCTCGACTAAAGTGACCCTCTTTACCGAGTTCCTAAGTCACTCCATCAAAAATAATCCTCTACTTCAAGCACAGAAGTAGCCCAACAGCATGCCTTGACCGGCCTTTGAGAATAAACAGAGAGCCTTTGTGCCCCTACAAGACATGCTCAGGCCTCAGTTCCTATTTTCCAGCTTTGACGAAATATTTACGAACTTCTTCAAGCCCAAATTTTTTGCATGAACCTTGTTCCCAAGAGTTGCCAGCGTTTCTAACACTTCGCTAAGTTAATACGTAATTCTACGGATATGGATCTTTTGTTTAGTTCCAGCAAATTTAGGAACATTGCCAAGGCTGGTCTAAAGGGAGATTAGTCTTGCCTGGGCAAAACCTGTTTTGCCGGATCTATTGCAAGCGTTTCCTACAGCTGGCTTCATACCAGGCTTGAGCATCTCCAAAGAACTAAGTGGGCGCATCCTACCTTCCCTCTCTTACGACCTACTTGAAATTATTGGAAGCTACAGGATGGTTAGGAAGCAACTTCTCAGCATGTTTTGCCTGAGTATTTTGAGCACAGGTGTCGGGCTGGTATTTTTTTCAGAGATAGCTCTAGCAGTAGCTAATGACGCTCCCCAGAACGGAGCTCAAGATTACAGAACAGGCTCTCCAACGAATGGCTCCAGGGAGAGCTCAAGCAACCTAGTTGGCCAACCCTTTACTGTTGCCAGTGAGGACATTACCCTAGAGAGTTTTTCATTCCGGATTCGTGGCAGTTTTAATAACTCCCAACCGATGTCATTCACTGCCTATGTGAGCGAGTGGACTGCTGCGGGTCCTACTGGCGAAATCCTGCACACAAGCACCATTCAAACTAAAGCTGCGGATGAGAAATCTGAGCAGTTTAGCTTTGCCGCCAACATGCTTGAGTTAAAGGCAAACAAAAGTTATGTCGTGTTTGTGACAGTGAATGACTTTGGTGGTAGCACCAGCTTAGAGATTGAAAACGTAGAGTTCAAAGCTTCACGTAAGTCGACCGGTGGCAGCGGTGGTGGCGGTGGCGGTGGCGGCGGTGGCAAAAGCCTTCAAGCAATAACGACTCTAGCCAGTCCCCTCATCGGTTATCTGTTGAGCTCTAGCAGCCCCAACAGGAGTTCCCAATCATTAAAGGCAACTGTCTCAGAGACAGTTGCCCGTGGTTCTTCACCAAACTCGAAGACTGAACCTGAAGGGCCACAAACGCCTAACCCAGAGAATCCTTCTGTAGGGAAGAACCCCAAGGATCCAACCCCCGATCCAACCCCCGATCCAGCCCCAAATCCAACCCCAGATTCAAGGGCTGTTCCCACACCGGCTTTGCTCCCAGGATTAATTGGCATGGGGGCTAAACTTTGGACGAAGCGAAAAGCGGAAGCGCTGGAACCAGGTAGTAACTAGCATTTGGCCAACATCTATGCCAACTGGCTAAGAAACCTACAGACTTCTTGACCAGTTGGCTACCAAACCTAGATCAAAGCCGGTTGCCGTGCTCGTCAAGCCAGTCTTTGCCCAGCTGAATTGTTACATCCGAATCAAGAATGCCGGTGCTCTCGACCCGCACCTCTCCCACTCTCAAGAAGCGGTGCAGCATTTCTGCGCTGGCAACATCTCCCTGCTGAGCCAAGATGCGAGTGATCGGCAACTCATTATTCCAATCCTGATCGGTGTAGACGTTGGTGTAGCCGCTCTCGTACAGTGTGTCGATTAGAGCCTGAACAGCGACTGAATCTCCTGTGCTGTCTTGAATTGCAATCCGAACGTAGGAGGGATCGTGAACAGTAGAAGCGGTAGCCGCCCTAAAGCCGAAGTACTGATCGACCATGGAGTCGATCGCACTGTAGTCGGGTAGCCAGTAGCTCAGCTCAAAATCATCGGGATTGCTGAATTCACCTGGCAACATCAGCATCTGCACATTAGAGCGATTGGTTTGAGCACTGTAGCCTACCAGAGCTAGCAGCTCTTCTATGGTTAGGTTGGTATCAACATGCTCCTGAATCACCGACAAAATCTTCGGCATGCGGGCAATGGTAGCCGGGTTTAGGGTCTGCTCTACGACAGCCCGCATCATCATTTGCTGGCGCTGAATGCGGCCAATATCGCCTTTTTCATCGTAGCGGAAGCGCAGAAACTGAAGAGCCTGGTTGCCGTTGAGATGCTGTTCTCCGGCTTTGAGATTGATGTAGAGGTGCTGACTGTCATCTTGGTACTTCATGTCCTGGGGGACGTTGACAGTAACACCGCCTAGGGCATCAAACAGCTTCTCAACACCCTGCACATTAATTCGCACATAGCGATCGACGGCAACTCCGCCCAGCAAGTCGCTGACCGAAGACGCCGCCAAGGCCGGGCCTCCGTCTCGGTTAGCCTCGTTTAACTTGGTCAGACTGCCATTGATTTGGGTGCGGGTATCGCGGGGAAGTGAGAGGATGACGAGCTGCTCGGTCTGAGGATTAAACCGCAGCAGCAGCATAGTATCGCTAAGCCCTTCAAAGGAATTGACTAGGGCATGGTATCCCAAGTCTTGTAGCTCTGACGGCGCATCTTCAACATCTGAGCTGAGGACTTTGGTACCCAGCACCAGGATGTTCACTGGCCGGGTGAGCCGAGGCAAACGCAGATTGCTCCCAGTCGAGATCGGGTTACCTTGGCTAAAAATCTTAGCTTCTTCTGGGCTTAGCTGCCCCTGCATCAGCGGGGTGCTGGACAGAGACGTCGCTAACAGGGCTCCAGCTGTTGCTGAAATACTGGCAACCCCTGCCAGAGCAATACCCAAGCCAATCCACCGGGGAATACGTGCAGGCTTTTTCTGAAAACTTTGTTTAGATGGTTTGGGTGGAATAGGGCGGTTTGGGTTGTGTGTGGACACCAGATAACCTCAGATGTTGATCAGACAGGGGTACGTATTGGATCGGTAGGCCTTCACCCAGATTCTCATAGGTGCCATGAGCCGCTGAAATTATGGGCTACATTGGCGAAATGGTCAATTCCTAGGATTTTTAAGCAGCAGTTTAGCAGCTATTTCCGGAAGCAGATTAAGAAGTCTCTGGTTTATCAATTAATTTACGTTAAACCGCCTGCGCTCAAGGCTCTAGGGAAGACGATTACTCAACTGACTGATACCTGGCAGCTTGACCGGCTTGCCTTTTAGCAG
The window above is part of the Pseudanabaena sp. FACHB-2040 genome. Proteins encoded here:
- a CDS encoding PTPA-CTERM sorting domain-containing protein; this encodes MPDLLQAFPTAGFIPGLSISKELSGRILPSLSYDLLEIIGSYRMVRKQLLSMFCLSILSTGVGLVFFSEIALAVANDAPQNGAQDYRTGSPTNGSRESSSNLVGQPFTVASEDITLESFSFRIRGSFNNSQPMSFTAYVSEWTAAGPTGEILHTSTIQTKAADEKSEQFSFAANMLELKANKSYVVFVTVNDFGGSTSLEIENVEFKASRKSTGGSGGGGGGGGGGKSLQAITTLASPLIGYLLSSSSPNRSSQSLKATVSETVARGSSPNSKTEPEGPQTPNPENPSVGKNPKDPTPDPTPDPAPNPTPDSRAVPTPALLPGLIGMGAKLWTKRKAEALEPGSN
- a CDS encoding LCP family protein; its protein translation is MVSTHNPNRPIPPKPSKQSFQKKPARIPRWIGLGIALAGVASISATAGALLATSLSSTPLMQGQLSPEEAKIFSQGNPISTGSNLRLPRLTRPVNILVLGTKVLSSDVEDAPSELQDLGYHALVNSFEGLSDTMLLLRFNPQTEQLVILSLPRDTRTQINGSLTKLNEANRDGGPALAASSVSDLLGGVAVDRYVRINVQGVEKLFDALGGVTVNVPQDMKYQDDSQHLYINLKAGEQHLNGNQALQFLRFRYDEKGDIGRIQRQQMMMRAVVEQTLNPATIARMPKILSVIQEHVDTNLTIEELLALVGYSAQTNRSNVQMLMLPGEFSNPDDFELSYWLPDYSAIDSMVDQYFGFRAATASTVHDPSYVRIAIQDSTGDSVAVQALIDTLYESGYTNVYTDQDWNNELPITRILAQQGDVASAEMLHRFLRVGEVRVESTGILDSDVTIQLGKDWLDEHGNRL